The following proteins are co-located in the Phaeodactylum tricornutum CCAP 1055/1 chromosome 2, whole genome shotgun sequence genome:
- a CDS encoding predicted protein, translated as SASVPSWANFSELGLADPLVTTCRQLGFKRPTPVQRVIIPYLLRHDDVHLLTLAATGSGKTAAFVLPILHRLAPDPYGIFAVILTPTRELAKQIHQQVLALGSSAYNVQSALVVGGLDATRQSLDLDRRPHFCVATPGRLAELLRGPRPPMLKHVRYMVLDEADRLLAPGSGFERDISELLLHCTTSPTLAAVDGATGRERRQTCQTLLFSATMTRTLESVEEMAGAGLGRLPLKKFVIHEGLGTNEPRSKKKYVFMPSRVRDAYLLTAIRELMANGGPTKARSAIIFVSTCERAAFVSGILAQVGVDNVALHSLLSQNRRLASLAKFKSQQVRVLVATDVASRGLDIPSVDLVLNSELPRNAISYVHRVGRTARAGRRGRAISFVSEADVALVHAAEKVSGRVLEKCGDVTDEMAIKLLGPVAKAARLTKIKLNDIGFDELVQKFKERKVRDRK; from the exons agcgcATCCGTACCAAGTTGGGCTAACTTTTCCGAATTGGGCTTGGCTGATCCTTTAGTAACGACTTGCCGGCAGCTCGGATTCAAACGCCCGACTCCTGTGCAGCGAGTGATAATTCCCTATTTGTTGCGCCACGACGATGTACACCTTCTCACGCTAGCAGCCACAGGGTCGGGCAAGACGGCAGCCTTTGTATTGCCCATTCTTCACCGTCTCGCGCCAGACCCGTACGGAATTTTCGCTGTTATATTGACACCGACCCGGGAATTGGCGAAGCAAATTCATCAACAAGTATTAGCGCTCGGAAGCAGCGCGTATAACGTTCAATCGGCGCTGGTTGTGGGTGGTTTGGATGCGACTCGACAGAGTCTCGATCTGGATCGACGTCCGCACTTTTGTGTAGCCACTCCCGGTAGACTGGCAGAATTGCTACGCGGACCGCGACCGCCCATGCTCAAGCATGTTCGCTACATggtgttggacgaagccgatcgGCTTTTGGCACCGGGCAGTGGATTCGAAAGGGATATCTCCGAATTGCTGCTACATTGTACAACTAGCCCGACGCTTGCAGCAGTTGACGGTGCCACTGGTCGGGAACGGCGACAGACGTGTCAAACGTTGTTGTTTAGTGCAACCATGACCCGAACATTAGAAAGCGTGGAAGAAATGGCCGGTGCCGGTCTAGGTCGATTGCCGTTGAAGAAGTTTGTCATCCACGAAGGATTGGGGACCAACGAGCCAAGATCTAAAAAAA AGTATGTGTTTATGCCGTCGAGAGTTCGCGACGCCTATTTGCTCACGGCAATACGTGAGCTTATGGCCAACGGAGGAC CCACCAAGGCGCGGTCCGCCATCATTTTCGTGTCAACTTGTGAAAGAGCTGCCTTCGTATCAGGAATTTTGGCACAAGTTGGTGTTGACAACGTAGCTTTGCATTCCTTATTGTCGCAGAATCGCCGTCTAGCCTCACTCGCCAAGTTTAAATCTCAGCAAGTCCGCGTACTTGTTGCCACCGATGTGGCTTCTAGAGGACTTGACATTCCTTCCGTTGATTTAGTGTTGAACTCCGAACTACCGCGCAATGCTATTTCATACGTTCATCGAGTGGGACGAACAGCTCGGGCTGGACGCCGAGGCCGGGCCATCAGTTTTGTCTCGGAAGCCGACGTAGCTTTGGTACATGCGGCAGAAAAAGTGTCGGGTAGGGTCCTGGAAAAGTGCGGGGATGTCACCGACGAAATGGCAATCAAATTACTGGGACCAGTGGCCAAGGCGGCTCGGTTGACCAAAATCAAGCTCAATGATATTGGCTTTGACGAACTCGTCCAGAAGTTTAAGGAGCGCAAGGTACGGGATCGTAAA